A part of Desulfurococcaceae archaeon genomic DNA contains:
- a CDS encoding transporter substrate-binding domain-containing protein has translation MKKVLLVGADPYPPYQFIENGELKGIDYEVIRDVINSMGYTGVFVIQEWGIIEELFNRKKLDIAFQVTKTPEREKKWIFSSEKLRDAKEIIVASERCRHNFNDLRELIEYIKQEGLKLGVMRGYRYGEPIDSLPIYLKSEHGTVDEVLSSVNLGSICYSIIDLGIAKYFIKRKGLTGIKVLENLGITRALYVIFNDTALRDEFDQHIKLYREELYNKYFKKYLA, from the coding sequence GTGAAAAAAGTACTCCTCGTTGGTGCCGACCCGTACCCTCCTTACCAATTTATTGAAAACGGCGAATTGAAGGGCATAGATTACGAGGTTATTCGTGACGTGATAAACTCAATGGGCTACACAGGGGTCTTCGTAATTCAGGAATGGGGCATTATTGAAGAGCTCTTTAACCGGAAAAAGCTTGACATCGCTTTCCAGGTAACCAAGACACCTGAAAGAGAAAAGAAATGGATCTTTTCTAGCGAAAAACTAAGAGATGCTAAGGAAATCATAGTAGCATCTGAGAGGTGCCGTCACAACTTCAACGATTTAAGAGAGCTTATCGAGTACATAAAGCAGGAAGGTTTGAAATTGGGGGTAATGAGGGGCTACAGGTACGGAGAGCCCATAGATTCCCTACCAATATACTTGAAAAGCGAACATGGCACCGTCGACGAGGTGCTGAGCTCCGTAAATTTGGGGAGTATCTGCTACAGCATAATTGACCTCGGAATAGCCAAGTACTTCATTAAAAGAAAAGGGCTAACCGGGATCAAGGTATTAGAAAACCTCGGCATAACGAGGGCGCTCTACGTGATTTTCAATGACACAGCCTTAAGGGATGAATTCGACCAGCACATAAAACTATATAGAGAAGAGCTGTACAACAAGTACTTCAAAAAGTACCTCGCATAA
- a CDS encoding cytosine permease yields MSKEEHKIVQILEDYSLVSVPLHERRGFLSQFLIVSGYIICIAGLFAGGTLGSGMNISTAITALIIGSIILALYSSLVAIPSAKYGVSTYVLARHAFGRYGSMIVALIAFILNGAGWYAYETALFGLTMQELIPGHPATHWQVASIWGGIMMMITSIVGYRGINVLSYLAVPLMVILSLAGLLASAQMVGGWDTLMALQPPQTIPLAVGITITVGYFAIGAATQPDIARYAKNEKVAVGSIWAGFLLANPFIMFCGVAMLLATMYHYAELGLVGSTPNLPLAMKVLGLGLGALIVAALAQWTTNDNNLYTGSLALVNIIPLPRWLLVSITGIAGTIIAAIGIYEYWVPWLIFLGSFVPAMAGVIIADYHVISRLLRRKEYKFGPGTAYSGFDVAGLLAMFIAGYIATIPAISEIIPGAIIGLVLGFVLHIVLTLILEPLKAARIGKYVERAYGF; encoded by the coding sequence ATGAGCAAAGAAGAGCACAAAATAGTACAGATCCTCGAAGACTACTCCTTGGTAAGCGTTCCCCTACATGAGAGACGAGGGTTCCTAAGCCAGTTCTTGATAGTCTCCGGCTACATCATATGCATAGCTGGGCTATTCGCTGGAGGGACGCTAGGGTCGGGCATGAACATATCCACTGCAATAACAGCACTAATTATAGGATCAATAATATTAGCCCTGTACTCGTCGCTAGTGGCGATACCTTCCGCGAAGTATGGTGTGTCTACTTACGTCTTAGCTAGGCATGCGTTTGGGAGGTACGGATCGATGATCGTCGCGCTAATAGCGTTCATACTCAATGGTGCGGGTTGGTACGCGTACGAAACAGCACTATTCGGGCTAACCATGCAAGAGTTAATACCCGGACACCCCGCAACACACTGGCAGGTTGCAAGCATATGGGGCGGAATAATGATGATGATCACCTCTATAGTAGGGTATAGGGGAATCAATGTGCTAAGTTATCTGGCAGTACCATTAATGGTAATACTATCCTTAGCAGGCCTGCTTGCGTCAGCCCAAATGGTTGGAGGCTGGGACACCCTCATGGCCCTGCAACCCCCGCAGACTATCCCGCTAGCAGTGGGTATAACCATAACTGTAGGCTACTTCGCCATAGGTGCAGCAACCCAACCGGATATTGCGAGATATGCTAAAAACGAAAAGGTAGCAGTTGGATCTATCTGGGCAGGCTTCCTACTAGCCAACCCCTTCATAATGTTTTGCGGCGTAGCAATGCTACTTGCAACCATGTACCACTATGCTGAGCTAGGACTAGTCGGCTCGACGCCTAACCTACCGCTTGCTATGAAGGTTCTCGGCCTAGGTCTAGGTGCATTAATAGTAGCTGCCCTTGCGCAGTGGACCACTAACGATAACAACCTCTACACGGGTTCCCTTGCCCTGGTAAACATAATTCCCCTACCGAGGTGGTTGCTTGTGTCGATTACAGGCATAGCTGGAACGATCATAGCCGCGATCGGGATATACGAGTACTGGGTACCGTGGCTAATATTTCTCGGAAGCTTCGTCCCCGCCATGGCTGGCGTGATCATCGCGGATTATCACGTCATCTCCAGGCTACTTAGAAGGAAAGAGTACAAATTCGGCCCTGGCACAGCGTATAGTGGATTCGACGTTGCAGGATTGCTAGCAATGTTTATAGCCGGGTACATAGCTACAATACCTGCTATATCGGAGATAATTCCTGGAGCAATAATAGGCTTAGTTCTGGGATTCGTACTTCACATAGTACTAACACTAATACTAGAGCCCTTGAAGGCGGCAAGGATAGGAAAGTACGTAGAGAGAGCATACGGGTTCTGA